A genomic stretch from Setaria italica strain Yugu1 chromosome VII, Setaria_italica_v2.0, whole genome shotgun sequence includes:
- the LOC101762518 gene encoding cold-responsive protein kinase 1 isoform X1, whose translation MCFHIVSAFLSSDPIVSSKHANCCLQYNCHKLLLGFLLFSVGTSATELVKMGCCFGKKAEQAVQGDGDVHSVKVFSYSELRKATQDFSGANKIGEGGFGSVFRGVLKDETVVAVKVLSATSRQGIREFLTELTAISDIKHENLVTLIGCCAEGSHRILIYNYLENNSLSQTLLGTRYSNIRFNWRARVKIAVGVARGLAFLHEEIRPPIIHRDIKASNILLDKDLTPKISDFGLARLLPPNATHVSTRVAGTLGYLAPEYAIRGQVTKKSDIYSYGVLLLEIVSGRCNTNTRLPSEDQFLLERTWGLYEEERLEEIIDIDVGDDLDVEEACRFMKIGLLCTQDAMARRPNMTNVVRMLTGEKRINVDKITRPAMITDFADLKVSNKGQRSSETRSPATTAPTTFTTTEPFSSSETPTQSSM comes from the exons ATGTGTTTCCACATTGTTAGCGCTTTCCTCTCAAGTGACCCAATTGTCAGCTCTAAACACGCAAATTGTTGTTTACAATATAATTGCCAT AAACTGCTTCTAGGTTTCCTGCTTTTTTCTGTGGGCACATCTGCAACCGAATTGGTAAAGATGGGTTGCTGCTTTGGAAAGAAAGCTGAACAAGCCGTTCAAGGCGATGGTG ATGTACATAGCGTGAAAGTCTTTTCTTACAGTGAGTTGAGAAAGGCTACACAAGATTTCAGTGGCGCAAATAAGATCGGCGAGGGTGGTTTTGGTTCCGTCTTCAGG GGAGTGCTTAAAGATGAGACAGTAGTTGCAGTGAAAGTTCTATCTGCTACTTCAAGGCAAGGCATCCGGGAGTTTTTGACTGAACTTACAGCAATATCTGACATTAAGCATGAAAACCTCGTCACTCTTATCGGTTGCTGCGCGGAAGGCTCTCACAGAATCCTTATTTACAATTACCTTGAGAACAACAGCCTTTCACAGACATTGCTAG GAACCAGATATAGTAACATTCGGTTCAACTGGCGGGCACGTGTCAAAATTGCTGTGGGTGTCGCCCGTGGACTTGCATTTCTCCATGAGGAAATCCGGCCTCCCATTATCCACCGGGACATAAAGGCGAGCAACATTCTTCTTGACAAGGATCTCACCCCAAAAATTTCTGATTTTGGGTTGGCGAGGCTCCTACCACCCAATGCAACTCATGTGAGCACCCGAGTTGCAGGCACATT AGGGTACTTGGCTCCTGAATATGCAATCCGAGGTCAAGTGACAAAGAAGTCCGACATCTATAGTTATGGAGTTCTTCTTTTAGAAATTGTTAGTGGCAGATGCAACACCAATACAAGATTACCTTCCGAAGATCAATTTCTTCTTGAGAGG ACATGGGGCCTCTATGAGGAAGAACGTTTGGAAGAGATCATCGATATCGACGTCGGTGATGACCTGGATGTCGAGGAGGCATGCCGTTTCATGAAGATAGGCCTGCTATGCACACAGGACGCGATGGCGCGTCGTCCCAACATGACCAATGTCGTCCGGATGCTCACAGGGGAGAAGAGAATCAACGTAGACAAGATCACTAGGCCCGCCATGATCACCGACTTTGCGGATCTCAAGGTCAGCAACAAGGGGCAAAGATCAAGCGAGACACGCTCTCCCGCGACGACTGCACCCACAACGTTCACCACTACAGAACCATTCTCATCGTCAGAAACGCCCACGCAGTCATCCATGTGA
- the LOC101762518 gene encoding cold-responsive protein kinase 1 isoform X2: MGCCFGKKAEQAVQGDGDVHSVKVFSYSELRKATQDFSGANKIGEGGFGSVFRGVLKDETVVAVKVLSATSRQGIREFLTELTAISDIKHENLVTLIGCCAEGSHRILIYNYLENNSLSQTLLGTRYSNIRFNWRARVKIAVGVARGLAFLHEEIRPPIIHRDIKASNILLDKDLTPKISDFGLARLLPPNATHVSTRVAGTLGYLAPEYAIRGQVTKKSDIYSYGVLLLEIVSGRCNTNTRLPSEDQFLLERTWGLYEEERLEEIIDIDVGDDLDVEEACRFMKIGLLCTQDAMARRPNMTNVVRMLTGEKRINVDKITRPAMITDFADLKVSNKGQRSSETRSPATTAPTTFTTTEPFSSSETPTQSSM; the protein is encoded by the exons ATGGGTTGCTGCTTTGGAAAGAAAGCTGAACAAGCCGTTCAAGGCGATGGTG ATGTACATAGCGTGAAAGTCTTTTCTTACAGTGAGTTGAGAAAGGCTACACAAGATTTCAGTGGCGCAAATAAGATCGGCGAGGGTGGTTTTGGTTCCGTCTTCAGG GGAGTGCTTAAAGATGAGACAGTAGTTGCAGTGAAAGTTCTATCTGCTACTTCAAGGCAAGGCATCCGGGAGTTTTTGACTGAACTTACAGCAATATCTGACATTAAGCATGAAAACCTCGTCACTCTTATCGGTTGCTGCGCGGAAGGCTCTCACAGAATCCTTATTTACAATTACCTTGAGAACAACAGCCTTTCACAGACATTGCTAG GAACCAGATATAGTAACATTCGGTTCAACTGGCGGGCACGTGTCAAAATTGCTGTGGGTGTCGCCCGTGGACTTGCATTTCTCCATGAGGAAATCCGGCCTCCCATTATCCACCGGGACATAAAGGCGAGCAACATTCTTCTTGACAAGGATCTCACCCCAAAAATTTCTGATTTTGGGTTGGCGAGGCTCCTACCACCCAATGCAACTCATGTGAGCACCCGAGTTGCAGGCACATT AGGGTACTTGGCTCCTGAATATGCAATCCGAGGTCAAGTGACAAAGAAGTCCGACATCTATAGTTATGGAGTTCTTCTTTTAGAAATTGTTAGTGGCAGATGCAACACCAATACAAGATTACCTTCCGAAGATCAATTTCTTCTTGAGAGG ACATGGGGCCTCTATGAGGAAGAACGTTTGGAAGAGATCATCGATATCGACGTCGGTGATGACCTGGATGTCGAGGAGGCATGCCGTTTCATGAAGATAGGCCTGCTATGCACACAGGACGCGATGGCGCGTCGTCCCAACATGACCAATGTCGTCCGGATGCTCACAGGGGAGAAGAGAATCAACGTAGACAAGATCACTAGGCCCGCCATGATCACCGACTTTGCGGATCTCAAGGTCAGCAACAAGGGGCAAAGATCAAGCGAGACACGCTCTCCCGCGACGACTGCACCCACAACGTTCACCACTACAGAACCATTCTCATCGTCAGAAACGCCCACGCAGTCATCCATGTGA